In Candidatus Dojkabacteria bacterium, one DNA window encodes the following:
- a CDS encoding nucleotidyl transferase AbiEii/AbiGii toxin family protein, with protein MEVTRRQDMPHKIALYSLLDALLSNPVIATNIYFKGGTCASMLGFLDRFSIDLDFDILDKTQKPILRKAIHKIISQLGYTIKDESKEQLQFFLKYRDIPNERNNLKLEISDLVSTKNKYKEYYLVEIDKYCQAQTIETMFANKLVALKARWDEGKGISGRDMYDIHHFFKQGYDINTPVVEELRNCSFNKYVKELIDFITTTVSDKMLWEDLNPLVSSSKLKTVVPKIKSEVISALKIIQL; from the coding sequence GCTTTATAGTCTATTGGATGCCTTACTTTCAAACCCAGTAATTGCCACAAATATATATTTCAAGGGGGGAACATGTGCTTCAATGCTAGGCTTTCTAGATCGTTTCAGCATAGATCTTGATTTCGACATACTTGATAAAACTCAAAAGCCCATATTAAGAAAGGCTATTCATAAGATTATTTCACAGCTAGGATACACAATAAAGGATGAGTCGAAAGAGCAATTGCAATTTTTCCTAAAATATAGAGACATTCCAAATGAGCGGAACAACCTAAAACTTGAAATATCTGACCTAGTATCGACAAAGAACAAGTACAAAGAATACTACCTTGTGGAAATAGATAAATACTGCCAAGCCCAAACAATTGAGACGATGTTCGCAAACAAGCTTGTTGCATTAAAAGCACGATGGGATGAGGGTAAAGGCATTTCGGGTCGTGATATGTATGATATTCACCATTTTTTCAAACAAGGATACGACATAAATACCCCTGTTGTCGAAGAGCTTAGAAACTGCAGCTTTAATAAATATGTAAAAGAGCTAATAGATTTTATAACTACTACTGTTTCAGATAAAATGCTGTGGGAAGACCTCAATCCTCTTGTTTCAAGCAGTAAGTTAAAAACGGTTGTGCCTAAAATCAAATCAGAAGTCATATCAGCATTAAAAATCATCCAATTATGA